TCGCTGCCTGGACGGCCGAACGTTGGGCGGAGTTTGCCCGGGTGAGCGCCGCCAGCGACTTTTTCATTGAACAGATTCTTCGTGACCCTTTGATGTTGCTGGAGCTGGTGCGCGACGGTGCGCTCGACCGCGGCTTCGGTCCGGGGGAATTGTGTGCGCAGATCGCCGCGGCGGTGGGCCAGGCCGCCAGCGAAGACGAGCTGGGCCGGGTGTTGCGGCGCCAGCGCAACCGCCATCAGGTGCGGATCATCTGGCGCGACCTGACGCGCCAGGCCGATCTGGTGCAGACCTGCCGCGATCTGTCGGACCTGGCCGACGCCTGCATCGACCAGGCGTATCAATGGTTGTACCAGCGCCACTGCGAGCAGTTCGGCGTGCCCACCGGAGCGCGCAGCGGCGAGCCGCAGCAGATGGTCATCCTCGGCATGGGCAAGCTGGGGGCCGTCGAACTCAACCTGTCGTCCGACATCGACCTGATCTTCGCCTACCCCGAGGGCGGGGAAACGGTGGGTGTGAAGCGGGCGCTGGATAACCAGGAATTCTTCATCCGCCTGGGGCAGCGCCTGATCAAGGCGCTGGACCCGATGACCGTCGACGGCTTCGTGTTCCGCGTCGACATGCGCCTGCGGCCCTACGGCTCGGCGGGCGCGCTGGTGCTCAGCTTCAATGCGCTGGAGCAGTACTACCAGGACCAGGGGCGCGACTGGGAGCGCTACGCGATGATCAAGGCGCGGGTGGTGGCGGGCGACCAGGCCAGCGGCGCGCAATTGCTCGACATGCTGCGGCCCTTTGTCTATCGGCGTTACCTGGACTTCTCGGCGATCGAAGCGCTGCGCACCATGAAGCAGCTGATCCAGCAGGAAGTGCGACGCAAGGGCATGGCCGACAACATCAAGCTGGGCTCCGGCGGTATTCGCGAAGTCGAGTTCATCGCCCAGGCGTTCCAGCTGATCCACGGCGGGCGCGACCTCAGCCTGCAACAGCGCCCTCTATTAAAGGTGCTGGGCACCCTGGAAGGGCAGGGGTATCTGCCGGCGGCGGTGGTCGCCGAGTTGCGCGAAGGCTACGAGTTCCTGCGCTACACCGAGCATGCGATCCAGGCGATCGCCGACCGGCAGACGCAGATGCTGCCCGACAACCCCCAGGACCAGGCACGCATCGCTTTCATGCTGGGGTTCGCCGACTGGGCGGCGTTCCACGAGCAACTGATGTATTGGCGCGGCCGGGTGGAATGGCATTTCCGCCAGGTGATCGCCGATCCGGACGAGGATGAGGACGGCGAATGCGAAGTGGTGGTCGGCGGTGAATGGCTGCCGCTGTGGGAGCAGGCCCAGGATGAGGAAGCGGCGTGCCGGCAGTTGCAGGAAGGCGGCTTCAACGACGCGCCGAAGGCACTCAGGGCCTTGGCCGGCCTGCGTGGCAGCCCGCAACTGCGCGCCATGCAGCGGCTCGGGCGCGAGCGCCTGGATGCCTTCATTCCGCGCCTGTTGGCCCAGGCGGTGGAGCACGCCGACCCGGACCTGGTGCTGGAGCGCGTGCTGCCCTTGGTGGAAGCCGTGGCGCGACGCTCGGCCTATCTGGTGTTGCTCACCGAGAACCCCGGGGCCTTGCGCCGGCTGCTGACCCTGTGTGCGGCCAGCCCATGGATCGCCGAACAGATCACCCGCTTTCCGCTGTTGCTTGACGAGCTGCTCAACGAGGGCCGGCTGTTCAAGCCGCCGCTGGCGCCGGAGCTGGCCGCGGAATTGCGCGAGCGCCTGACGCGCATTCCCGAGGACGATCTGGAGCAGCAGATGGAGGCGCTGCGTCACTTCAAGCTGGCCCACCGCTTGCGGGTGGCCGCCTCGGAAATCACCGGCAGCCTGCCGCTGATGAAAGTCAGCGACTACCTGACCTGGCTGGCCGAAGCGATCCTCGAGCAGGTCCTGGCCCTGGCCTGGCGCCAGACCGTGGCGAAATACGGCGCCCCGCAACGCAGTGACGGCACCTTGTGCGATCCGGGGTTCATCATTGTCGGTTATGGGAAAGTCGGCGGCCTGGAACTCGGGCATGGTTCCGACCTGGACCTGGTGTTCATCCATGACGGCGATCCGCAGGCGGAAACCGATGGCCCGAAACCGATCGACGGTGCGCAGTTCTTTACCCGCCTGGGGCAACGGATCATCCACCTGCTGACCACCCAGACCAACTCCGGCCAGCTGTATGAGGTGGACATGCGCCTGCGGCCGTCCGGGGCGTCGGGTTTGCTGGTGAGTTCGCTGGGCGCTTTTGCCCGCTATC
This portion of the Pseudomonas sp. MRSN 12121 genome encodes:
- the glnE gene encoding bifunctional [glutamate--ammonia ligase]-adenylyl-L-tyrosine phosphorylase/[glutamate--ammonia-ligase] adenylyltransferase, encoding MSLPALAEVPAILLPFVSRAEQSFRSAVAALEDDHGLAAWTAERWAEFARVSAASDFFIEQILRDPLMLLELVRDGALDRGFGPGELCAQIAAAVGQAASEDELGRVLRRQRNRHQVRIIWRDLTRQADLVQTCRDLSDLADACIDQAYQWLYQRHCEQFGVPTGARSGEPQQMVILGMGKLGAVELNLSSDIDLIFAYPEGGETVGVKRALDNQEFFIRLGQRLIKALDPMTVDGFVFRVDMRLRPYGSAGALVLSFNALEQYYQDQGRDWERYAMIKARVVAGDQASGAQLLDMLRPFVYRRYLDFSAIEALRTMKQLIQQEVRRKGMADNIKLGSGGIREVEFIAQAFQLIHGGRDLSLQQRPLLKVLGTLEGQGYLPAAVVAELREGYEFLRYTEHAIQAIADRQTQMLPDNPQDQARIAFMLGFADWAAFHEQLMYWRGRVEWHFRQVIADPDEDEDGECEVVVGGEWLPLWEQAQDEEAACRQLQEGGFNDAPKALRALAGLRGSPQLRAMQRLGRERLDAFIPRLLAQAVEHADPDLVLERVLPLVEAVARRSAYLVLLTENPGALRRLLTLCAASPWIAEQITRFPLLLDELLNEGRLFKPPLAPELAAELRERLTRIPEDDLEQQMEALRHFKLAHRLRVAASEITGSLPLMKVSDYLTWLAEAILEQVLALAWRQTVAKYGAPQRSDGTLCDPGFIIVGYGKVGGLELGHGSDLDLVFIHDGDPQAETDGPKPIDGAQFFTRLGQRIIHLLTTQTNSGQLYEVDMRLRPSGASGLLVSSLGAFARYQENEAWTWEHQALVRARVLVGSEDVGRAFEQVRATVLGRARDLSTLQQEVSEMRAKMRDNLGTRATAAGTAANAFEATAPFDLKQDAGGIVDIEFMVQYAALAWSQEHPSLLRYTDNIRILEGLEEVGLMPAADASLLREVYKAYRSAAHRQALQNEAGVIAGDQFASERREVLRIWRELGLS